The genome window AACACCCGCTCACCGTGGCCGAGTTCGCCGGCCTGGCCCGTTCCCTGGCCGACGACCGCTCCCGCTGGGAGCACCTCGTCGAGTACGACGCGACCACCCGCTGGTACCACCGCCTGGAGACCGGGCCCGGGTACGAGGTGTGGCTGCTGTCGTGGCTGCCGGGGCAGGGCACCGGGCTGCACGACCACGGGGGCTCCTCCGGCGTGCTGACGGTGCTCGACGGCACACTGACCGAGCGCACCGACCGGGGTACGCGCGTGCTCGGCGCGGGCGCGCAGCGCGTGTTCGCGCCGGGGTACGCGCACGAGGTCGTCAACGACACGCTGGAACCGGCCATCAGCCTGCACGTGTACTACCCGGGCCTGACGGACATGCCGATGCACGCGGAGGCCTGCGCGGCGGGGGCGGCGACCGTCACGGCCTGATCCGGCCGCGGGTCGCGGGTGGGCGGCCCGCTGTCGTACCCGCCTGCGAGACTTCTCCCATGCGCATTGTGGTTCTGGCAGGCGGCATCGGTGGTGCCCGGTTCCTGCGCGGTCTGAAGCGGGCCGTGCCGGACGCGGACATCACGGTCATCGGCAACACCGGGGACGACATCCACCTCTTCGGGCTGAAGGTCTGCCCGGACCTCGACACGGTGATGTACACCCTCGGCGGCGGCATCAACGAGGAGCAGGGCTGGGGCCGGGCCGACGAGACCTTCCATCTCAAGGAGGAGCTCGCGGCCTACGGGGTCGGGCCCGAGTGGTTCGGGCTCGGCGACCGGGACTTCGCCACGCACATCGTGCGGACGCAGATGATCGGTGCCGGGTATCCGCTGAGCGCGGTCACCGAGGCGCTGTGCGACCGCTGGAAGCCGGGTGTGCGGCTGATCCCGATGACCGACGACCGCGTCGAGACACATGTCGCCGTCGAGCAGAACGGCGAGCGTAGGGCGATCCACTTCCAGGAGTACTGGGTGCGGCTGCGGGCCTCCGTGCCGGCCGAGGCGATCGTGCCGGTCGGCGCCGAGCAGGCGAAGCCGGCGCCCGGGGTCCTGGAGGCCCTCGCCGAGGCGGAC of Streptomyces phaeolivaceus contains these proteins:
- a CDS encoding cysteine dioxygenase; the encoded protein is MNSDSDLQIAGDLLEVPHLLQAPRQHPLTVAEFAGLARSLADDRSRWEHLVEYDATTRWYHRLETGPGYEVWLLSWLPGQGTGLHDHGGSSGVLTVLDGTLTERTDRGTRVLGAGAQRVFAPGYAHEVVNDTLEPAISLHVYYPGLTDMPMHAEACAAGAATVTA
- the cofD gene encoding 2-phospho-L-lactate transferase; translated protein: MRIVVLAGGIGGARFLRGLKRAVPDADITVIGNTGDDIHLFGLKVCPDLDTVMYTLGGGINEEQGWGRADETFHLKEELAAYGVGPEWFGLGDRDFATHIVRTQMIGAGYPLSAVTEALCDRWKPGVRLIPMTDDRVETHVAVEQNGERRAIHFQEYWVRLRASVPAEAIVPVGAEQAKPAPGVLEALAEADVILFPPSNPVVSVGTILAVPGVREAIAEAGVPVVGLSPIVGDAPVRGMADKVLAAVGVESTAAAVAEHYGSGLLDGWLVDTVDAGVVERVERAGIRCRAVPLMMTDLEATAEMAREALALAEEVRGA